A single region of the Etheostoma cragini isolate CJK2018 chromosome 3, CSU_Ecrag_1.0, whole genome shotgun sequence genome encodes:
- the LOC117939150 gene encoding diablo homolog, mitochondrial-like isoform X3: protein MQAVGKCSVCAGRAAGGFLRNQTDFSLLRSNKSVLRKGTACIRFLSSKSDLFSSMKPGFQKFGEQIDSSHMSLAPFSVACVLDAIPSTQEMENLSHDSLIRRAASMVTDSSSTFLSQTSLALITAIKDYSKALHTRIALQRRYLASLGKLTPAEKDSFLEVINGQRAEVRDRLHECKRFESTWINAINVCIMAAEAANISGAEQASITVRTNIQMAQSQVGEARKLSAAADKMLAETKVEEIQRMAEYASFLDNSEEDGVQEAYLRED, encoded by the exons ATGCAAGCTGTGGGTAAGTGTTCAGTGTGTGCTGGTCGTGCTGCCGGAGGATTTCTGCGAAATCAGACAGACTTTTCCCTGCTGCGGAGCAACAAGAGTGTGCTTAGGAAAGGAACCGCCTGCATCCGTTTCCTAAG TTCAAAGAGTGACCTGTTTAGCAGCATGAAGCCTGGATTCCAAAAGTTTGGGGAACAGATAGATTCTTCACATATGAGCCTGGCACCTTTCAGTGTTGCCTGTGTGCTTGATGCCATCCCTTCTACACAG GAAATGGAAAACCTCTCTCATGACTCTCTGATCAGAAGAGCAGCCTCCATGGTGACAGACAGTTCAAGTACCTTCCTCTCCCAGACCTCCTTGGCTCTCATAACTGCCATTAAGGACTACTCAAAG GCTTTGCACACACGCATTGCTCTCCAAAGACGGTATTTGGCCTCACTGGGAAAGCTGACCCCAGCAGAGAAGGATTCGTTCCTGGAGGTGATAAATGGCCAGCGTGCAGAG gttagagacagactaCACGAATGCAAACGCTTTGAGTCAACCTGGATCAATGCTATCAACGTGTGTATAATGGCAGCCGAGGCAGCAAATATTTCAG gaGCCGAACAGGCATCCATCACAGTGAGGACAAACATTCAGATGGCCCAGTCGCAGGTGGGGGAAGCTCGGAAATTGTCAGCGGCTGCAGATAAGATGTTGGCCGAGACAAAGGTAGAAGAGATCCAAAGGATGGCAGAATATGCTTCATTTCTAGACAACAGCGAGGAGGACGGGGTGCAGGAAGCTTATCTGCGAGAGGACTAA
- the or129-1 gene encoding odorant receptor 129-1, with protein sequence MQNLTEFPGNATSHKSLSVIIKVCVVIPFFCVFLCCILVMLHIFASHRQFLDTSRYILFAYMLINDTFQILSSVLLFLFIMGQVKFAIVYCIPLLFLSTATFQNTPLILATMSLERYVAILYPLQRPAAWRSDRIWIIILSLWLISCIFPMIHYLIGKRDPTVDILTTSVLCKSNIVNSSPIQALFQAAVNILFFAVVAFIILFTYVRILLETRKLTQDKASVSKAMHTVLLHGFQLLLCMLAFTLPITENLIVLHVNWLPEDIAFFNYFCFVLIPRFLSPLIYGFRDQSVRGCIEKTFLCCSNKVKPGVRGKLQDKVTAS encoded by the coding sequence ATGCAGAATCTGACTGAATTTCCGGGCAATGCAACTTCCCACAAAAGTCTGTCTGTGATCATCAAGGTGTGTGTGGTTATCCCCTTCTTCTGCGTCTTCCTCTGCTGCATTCTCGTCATGCTGCACATATTTGCATCTCACCGGCAGTTCCTGGACACCTCACGTTACATCCTGTTTGCCTACATGCTGATCAATGACACTTTCCAGATCCTGTCCTCTGTgctgctcttcctcttcatcatggGCCAGGTGAAATTTGCTATAGTCTACTGTATTCCTCTGCTGTTTCTGTCCACTGCCACTTTCCAGAACACACCTTTAATCCTGGCCACCATGTCACTAGAGCGATATGTTGCCATCTTGTATCCCCTGCAGCGTCCGGCCGCATGGCGCTCAGACCGTATCTGGATCATTATATTGTCCCTGTGGCTCATCAGCTGCATCTTTCCCATGATTCACTACTTGATTGGGAAACGAGATCCTACTGTAGATATCCTCACTACCTCTGTACTTTGCAAATCTAACATTGTCAACTCGTCTCCAATCCAGGCATTGTTCCAAGCTGCTGTAAATATTCTCTTCTTTGCAGTAGTGGCTTTTATCATCCTCTTTACATACGTGAGAATCCTGCTGGAAACCAGGAAGCTGACACAGGATAAAGCGTCCGTGAGCAAAGCCATGCACACTGTGTTGCTCCATGGCtttcagctgctgctgtgcaTGTTGGCCTTCACTCTCCCCATTACTGAAAATCTCATAGTGCTGCATGTCAACTGGCTGCCAGAGGACAttgccttttttaattatttctgttttgtcctCATTCCACGCTTTCTCAGCCCGCTCATCTATGGCTTTAGAGATCAGAGTGTCAGGGGCTGCATCGAGAAAACATTTCTCTGCTGCTCAAACAAAGTAAAACCCGGTGTGAGAGGAAAGCTGCAGGACAAAGTGACTGCTTCTTGA
- the LOC117939150 gene encoding diablo homolog, mitochondrial-like isoform X2: MQAVGKCSVCAGRAAGGFLRNQTDFSLLRSNKSVLRKGTACIRFLSSSKSDLFSSMKPGFQKFGEQIDSSHMSLAPFSVACVLDAIPSTQEMENLSHDSLIRRAASMVTDSSSTFLSQTSLALITAIKDYSKALHTRIALQRRYLASLGKLTPAEKDSFLEVINGQRAEVSDRLHECKRFESTWINAINVCIMAAEAANISGAEQASITVRTNIQMAQSQVGEARKLSAAADKMLAETKVEEIQRMAEYASFLDNSEEDGVQEAYLRED, encoded by the exons ATGCAAGCTGTGGGTAAGTGTTCAGTGTGTGCTGGTCGTGCTGCCGGAGGATTTCTGCGAAATCAGACAGACTTTTCCCTGCTGCGGAGCAACAAGAGTGTGCTTAGGAAAGGAACCGCCTGCATCCGTTTCCTAAG CAGTTCAAAGAGTGACCTGTTTAGCAGCATGAAGCCTGGATTCCAAAAGTTTGGGGAACAGATAGATTCTTCACATATGAGCCTGGCACCTTTCAGTGTTGCCTGTGTGCTTGATGCCATCCCTTCTACACAG GAAATGGAAAACCTCTCTCATGACTCTCTGATCAGAAGAGCAGCCTCCATGGTGACAGACAGTTCAAGTACCTTCCTCTCCCAGACCTCCTTGGCTCTCATAACTGCCATTAAGGACTACTCAAAG GCTTTGCACACACGCATTGCTCTCCAAAGACGGTATTTGGCCTCACTGGGAAAGCTGACCCCAGCAGAGAAGGATTCGTTCCTGGAGGTGATAAATGGCCAGCGTGCAGAGGTTAGT gacagactaCACGAATGCAAACGCTTTGAGTCAACCTGGATCAATGCTATCAACGTGTGTATAATGGCAGCCGAGGCAGCAAATATTTCAG gaGCCGAACAGGCATCCATCACAGTGAGGACAAACATTCAGATGGCCCAGTCGCAGGTGGGGGAAGCTCGGAAATTGTCAGCGGCTGCAGATAAGATGTTGGCCGAGACAAAGGTAGAAGAGATCCAAAGGATGGCAGAATATGCTTCATTTCTAGACAACAGCGAGGAGGACGGGGTGCAGGAAGCTTATCTGCGAGAGGACTAA
- the p4ha3 gene encoding prolyl 4-hydroxylase subunit alpha-3 isoform X2, translating to MRLLSALEMKHPTWLCFIWSLLTVAVIPVSLGEMYTSLLNVKQAISVERKLIDYLRVYIDHEFERLEDIKRFYAKVSDLHTEVYKGPATAMANPLVAFTLIKRLHSEWLNVVYSNEALENAQALRSSYEKEEANLPKLEDLQGAAKGLMRLQDVYALQVASLVRGCFQRVTKGKPIDIYLPAVSVSLSGDDCFLVGKVAYEQEDYYHSVQWLEESVRLFRGTGGEWSPENEGTLADALDHLAFSHFKTGNISYAISLSQELLNHDPMNGRVLQNIEKYEKLLGTSPPISINGLRRPSSNYLGTRDTYERLCQTQGSQPMLFENPRLFCDYFTNGNPGLLLLPVRREVLSLRPYVVLYHNFITDTEAEDIKRTAQPGLKRSVVADGEKQATAEYRISKSAWLKGSAHSIVGKLDQRISMLTGLNVEHPYGEYLQVVNYGIGGHYEPHFDHATSPSSPVFKLKTGNRVATFMIYLSSVEAGGCTAFIYGNFSVPVMEKAAIFWWNLHRNGQGDADTLHAGCPVLIGDKWVANKWIHEHGQEFQHRCSLNPEV from the exons ATGCGTTTATTATCTGCGCTGGAGATGAAGCATCCCACATGGCTTTGCTTCATTTGGAGTCTCCTGACTGTAGCTGTGATTCCAGTGTCTTTAGGGGAAATGTACACGTCGCTGCTGAACGTGAAGCAGGCGATCAGCGTCGAACGGAAGCTAATCGATTACTTGAGAGTTTATATCGACCACGAGTTTGAGAGACTGGAGGACATCAAGCG CTTTTATGCCAAAGTGTCAGACCTGCACACTGAAGTTTACAAAGGCCCGGCGACAGCGATGGCCAACCCGCTGGTGGCATTCACCCTAATCAAACGGCTGCATTCCGAGTGGCTGAATGTAGTCTACAGCAACGAAGCCCTGGAGAACGCACAAG CCCTCAGGTCCAGTTATGAGAAGGAAGAGGCCAATCTGCCCAAACTGGAAGACCTCCAGGGGGCTGCCAAGGGGCTGATGAGGCTGCAGGATGTGTATGCTCTCCAAGTTGCGAGCCTTGTGAGGGGTTGTTTCCAGAGAGTCACTAAAGGCAAGCCTATTGATATCTACCTACCTGCAGTGTCTGTCTCGCTGTCTGGTGATGACTGCTTTCTGGTTGGAAAG GTGGCCTACGAGCAGGAGGACTACTACCACTCTGTGCAGTGGTTGGAGGAGTCGGTACGTCTCTTCAGGGGCACAGGAGGCGAGTGGAGCCCTGAGAATGAAGGGACTTTAGCGGATGCTCTGGATCACCTGGCCTTTTCTCACTTCAAA ACAGGAAACATTTCCTATGCTATAAGTCTATCTCAGGAGTTACTGAACCATG ATCCAATGAACGGAAGAGTTTTGCAGAATATTGAGAAATACGAGAAGCTGCTGGGTACAAGTCCACCCATATCAATAAATGGGCTGAGGAGACCCAGCTCCAATTATTTAGGAACCAGGGACACTTATGAGAGGCTCTGCCAGACCCAAGGCTCTCAG CCAATGCTTTTTGAAAACCCCAGACTATTCTGTGACTACTTCACCAACGGGAATCCCGGACTGCTACTGCTGCCGGTGAGACGTGAGGTGCTGAGCCTGCGGCCGTATGTGGTCCTGTACCACAACTTTATCACTGACACAGAGGCTGAAGACATCAAGAGGACAGCCCAGCCAGGC TTGAAACGATCTGTGGTGGCAGATGGAGAGAAACAAGCAACGGCAGAGTACCGCATCAGCAAGAG TGCATGGCTGAAGGGCTCAGCACACTCCATTGTTGGGAAGCTGGACCAGAGGATCTCCATGCTCACAGGTCTGAATGTGGAGCATCCATATGGCGAGTACCTCCAAGTAGTGAATTATGGGATTGGCGGCCATTATGAGCCTCATTTTGACCATGCTACA TCGCCTTCAAGTCCCGTGTTCAAGCTGAAAACTGGGAATCGAGTGGCAACCTTTATGATATAT CTCAGCTCTGTCGAGGCAGGTGGGTGCACAGCCTTCATCTACGGCAACTTCAGCGTTCCCGTCATGGAG aaaGCTGCCATTTTCTGGTGGAATCTCCATAGAAATGGTCAAGGAGACGCAGACACGCTGCACGCTGGCTGCCCTGTGCTTATAGGGGACAAGTGGG TTGCAAACAAATGGATCCATGAGCACGGCCAAGAGTTCCAACATCGCTGCAGCCTGAATCCTGAAGTGTGA
- the p4ha3 gene encoding prolyl 4-hydroxylase subunit alpha-3 isoform X3: MANPLVAFTLIKRLHSEWLNVVYSNEALENAQALRSSYEKEEANLPKLEDLQGAAKGLMRLQDVYALQVASLVRGCFQRVTKGKPIDIYLPAVSVSLSGDDCFLVGKVAYEQEDYYHSVQWLEESVRLFRGTGGEWSPENEGTLADALDHLAFSHFKTGNISYAISLSQELLNHDPMNGRVLQNIEKYEKLLGTSPPISINGLRRPSSNYLGTRDTYERLCQTQGSQQPMLFENPRLFCDYFTNGNPGLLLLPVRREVLSLRPYVVLYHNFITDTEAEDIKRTAQPGLKRSVVADGEKQATAEYRISKSAWLKGSAHSIVGKLDQRISMLTGLNVEHPYGEYLQVVNYGIGGHYEPHFDHATSPSSPVFKLKTGNRVATFMIYLSSVEAGGCTAFIYGNFSVPVMEKAAIFWWNLHRNGQGDADTLHAGCPVLIGDKWVANKWIHEHGQEFQHRCSLNPEV; the protein is encoded by the exons ATGGCCAACCCGCTGGTGGCATTCACCCTAATCAAACGGCTGCATTCCGAGTGGCTGAATGTAGTCTACAGCAACGAAGCCCTGGAGAACGCACAAG CCCTCAGGTCCAGTTATGAGAAGGAAGAGGCCAATCTGCCCAAACTGGAAGACCTCCAGGGGGCTGCCAAGGGGCTGATGAGGCTGCAGGATGTGTATGCTCTCCAAGTTGCGAGCCTTGTGAGGGGTTGTTTCCAGAGAGTCACTAAAGGCAAGCCTATTGATATCTACCTACCTGCAGTGTCTGTCTCGCTGTCTGGTGATGACTGCTTTCTGGTTGGAAAG GTGGCCTACGAGCAGGAGGACTACTACCACTCTGTGCAGTGGTTGGAGGAGTCGGTACGTCTCTTCAGGGGCACAGGAGGCGAGTGGAGCCCTGAGAATGAAGGGACTTTAGCGGATGCTCTGGATCACCTGGCCTTTTCTCACTTCAAA ACAGGAAACATTTCCTATGCTATAAGTCTATCTCAGGAGTTACTGAACCATG ATCCAATGAACGGAAGAGTTTTGCAGAATATTGAGAAATACGAGAAGCTGCTGGGTACAAGTCCACCCATATCAATAAATGGGCTGAGGAGACCCAGCTCCAATTATTTAGGAACCAGGGACACTTATGAGAGGCTCTGCCAGACCCAAGGCTCTCAG CAGCCAATGCTTTTTGAAAACCCCAGACTATTCTGTGACTACTTCACCAACGGGAATCCCGGACTGCTACTGCTGCCGGTGAGACGTGAGGTGCTGAGCCTGCGGCCGTATGTGGTCCTGTACCACAACTTTATCACTGACACAGAGGCTGAAGACATCAAGAGGACAGCCCAGCCAGGC TTGAAACGATCTGTGGTGGCAGATGGAGAGAAACAAGCAACGGCAGAGTACCGCATCAGCAAGAG TGCATGGCTGAAGGGCTCAGCACACTCCATTGTTGGGAAGCTGGACCAGAGGATCTCCATGCTCACAGGTCTGAATGTGGAGCATCCATATGGCGAGTACCTCCAAGTAGTGAATTATGGGATTGGCGGCCATTATGAGCCTCATTTTGACCATGCTACA TCGCCTTCAAGTCCCGTGTTCAAGCTGAAAACTGGGAATCGAGTGGCAACCTTTATGATATAT CTCAGCTCTGTCGAGGCAGGTGGGTGCACAGCCTTCATCTACGGCAACTTCAGCGTTCCCGTCATGGAG aaaGCTGCCATTTTCTGGTGGAATCTCCATAGAAATGGTCAAGGAGACGCAGACACGCTGCACGCTGGCTGCCCTGTGCTTATAGGGGACAAGTGGG TTGCAAACAAATGGATCCATGAGCACGGCCAAGAGTTCCAACATCGCTGCAGCCTGAATCCTGAAGTGTGA
- the p4ha3 gene encoding prolyl 4-hydroxylase subunit alpha-3 isoform X1, with product MRLLSALEMKHPTWLCFIWSLLTVAVIPVSLGEMYTSLLNVKQAISVERKLIDYLRVYIDHEFERLEDIKRFYAKVSDLHTEVYKGPATAMANPLVAFTLIKRLHSEWLNVVYSNEALENAQALRSSYEKEEANLPKLEDLQGAAKGLMRLQDVYALQVASLVRGCFQRVTKGKPIDIYLPAVSVSLSGDDCFLVGKVAYEQEDYYHSVQWLEESVRLFRGTGGEWSPENEGTLADALDHLAFSHFKTGNISYAISLSQELLNHDPMNGRVLQNIEKYEKLLGTSPPISINGLRRPSSNYLGTRDTYERLCQTQGSQQPMLFENPRLFCDYFTNGNPGLLLLPVRREVLSLRPYVVLYHNFITDTEAEDIKRTAQPGLKRSVVADGEKQATAEYRISKSAWLKGSAHSIVGKLDQRISMLTGLNVEHPYGEYLQVVNYGIGGHYEPHFDHATSPSSPVFKLKTGNRVATFMIYLSSVEAGGCTAFIYGNFSVPVMEKAAIFWWNLHRNGQGDADTLHAGCPVLIGDKWVANKWIHEHGQEFQHRCSLNPEV from the exons ATGCGTTTATTATCTGCGCTGGAGATGAAGCATCCCACATGGCTTTGCTTCATTTGGAGTCTCCTGACTGTAGCTGTGATTCCAGTGTCTTTAGGGGAAATGTACACGTCGCTGCTGAACGTGAAGCAGGCGATCAGCGTCGAACGGAAGCTAATCGATTACTTGAGAGTTTATATCGACCACGAGTTTGAGAGACTGGAGGACATCAAGCG CTTTTATGCCAAAGTGTCAGACCTGCACACTGAAGTTTACAAAGGCCCGGCGACAGCGATGGCCAACCCGCTGGTGGCATTCACCCTAATCAAACGGCTGCATTCCGAGTGGCTGAATGTAGTCTACAGCAACGAAGCCCTGGAGAACGCACAAG CCCTCAGGTCCAGTTATGAGAAGGAAGAGGCCAATCTGCCCAAACTGGAAGACCTCCAGGGGGCTGCCAAGGGGCTGATGAGGCTGCAGGATGTGTATGCTCTCCAAGTTGCGAGCCTTGTGAGGGGTTGTTTCCAGAGAGTCACTAAAGGCAAGCCTATTGATATCTACCTACCTGCAGTGTCTGTCTCGCTGTCTGGTGATGACTGCTTTCTGGTTGGAAAG GTGGCCTACGAGCAGGAGGACTACTACCACTCTGTGCAGTGGTTGGAGGAGTCGGTACGTCTCTTCAGGGGCACAGGAGGCGAGTGGAGCCCTGAGAATGAAGGGACTTTAGCGGATGCTCTGGATCACCTGGCCTTTTCTCACTTCAAA ACAGGAAACATTTCCTATGCTATAAGTCTATCTCAGGAGTTACTGAACCATG ATCCAATGAACGGAAGAGTTTTGCAGAATATTGAGAAATACGAGAAGCTGCTGGGTACAAGTCCACCCATATCAATAAATGGGCTGAGGAGACCCAGCTCCAATTATTTAGGAACCAGGGACACTTATGAGAGGCTCTGCCAGACCCAAGGCTCTCAG CAGCCAATGCTTTTTGAAAACCCCAGACTATTCTGTGACTACTTCACCAACGGGAATCCCGGACTGCTACTGCTGCCGGTGAGACGTGAGGTGCTGAGCCTGCGGCCGTATGTGGTCCTGTACCACAACTTTATCACTGACACAGAGGCTGAAGACATCAAGAGGACAGCCCAGCCAGGC TTGAAACGATCTGTGGTGGCAGATGGAGAGAAACAAGCAACGGCAGAGTACCGCATCAGCAAGAG TGCATGGCTGAAGGGCTCAGCACACTCCATTGTTGGGAAGCTGGACCAGAGGATCTCCATGCTCACAGGTCTGAATGTGGAGCATCCATATGGCGAGTACCTCCAAGTAGTGAATTATGGGATTGGCGGCCATTATGAGCCTCATTTTGACCATGCTACA TCGCCTTCAAGTCCCGTGTTCAAGCTGAAAACTGGGAATCGAGTGGCAACCTTTATGATATAT CTCAGCTCTGTCGAGGCAGGTGGGTGCACAGCCTTCATCTACGGCAACTTCAGCGTTCCCGTCATGGAG aaaGCTGCCATTTTCTGGTGGAATCTCCATAGAAATGGTCAAGGAGACGCAGACACGCTGCACGCTGGCTGCCCTGTGCTTATAGGGGACAAGTGGG TTGCAAACAAATGGATCCATGAGCACGGCCAAGAGTTCCAACATCGCTGCAGCCTGAATCCTGAAGTGTGA
- the LOC117939150 gene encoding diablo homolog, mitochondrial-like isoform X1: MQAVGKCSVCAGRAAGGFLRNQTDFSLLRSNKSVLRKGTACIRFLSSSKSDLFSSMKPGFQKFGEQIDSSHMSLAPFSVACVLDAIPSTQEMENLSHDSLIRRAASMVTDSSSTFLSQTSLALITAIKDYSKALHTRIALQRRYLASLGKLTPAEKDSFLEVINGQRAEVRDRLHECKRFESTWINAINVCIMAAEAANISGAEQASITVRTNIQMAQSQVGEARKLSAAADKMLAETKVEEIQRMAEYASFLDNSEEDGVQEAYLRED; the protein is encoded by the exons ATGCAAGCTGTGGGTAAGTGTTCAGTGTGTGCTGGTCGTGCTGCCGGAGGATTTCTGCGAAATCAGACAGACTTTTCCCTGCTGCGGAGCAACAAGAGTGTGCTTAGGAAAGGAACCGCCTGCATCCGTTTCCTAAG CAGTTCAAAGAGTGACCTGTTTAGCAGCATGAAGCCTGGATTCCAAAAGTTTGGGGAACAGATAGATTCTTCACATATGAGCCTGGCACCTTTCAGTGTTGCCTGTGTGCTTGATGCCATCCCTTCTACACAG GAAATGGAAAACCTCTCTCATGACTCTCTGATCAGAAGAGCAGCCTCCATGGTGACAGACAGTTCAAGTACCTTCCTCTCCCAGACCTCCTTGGCTCTCATAACTGCCATTAAGGACTACTCAAAG GCTTTGCACACACGCATTGCTCTCCAAAGACGGTATTTGGCCTCACTGGGAAAGCTGACCCCAGCAGAGAAGGATTCGTTCCTGGAGGTGATAAATGGCCAGCGTGCAGAG gttagagacagactaCACGAATGCAAACGCTTTGAGTCAACCTGGATCAATGCTATCAACGTGTGTATAATGGCAGCCGAGGCAGCAAATATTTCAG gaGCCGAACAGGCATCCATCACAGTGAGGACAAACATTCAGATGGCCCAGTCGCAGGTGGGGGAAGCTCGGAAATTGTCAGCGGCTGCAGATAAGATGTTGGCCGAGACAAAGGTAGAAGAGATCCAAAGGATGGCAGAATATGCTTCATTTCTAGACAACAGCGAGGAGGACGGGGTGCAGGAAGCTTATCTGCGAGAGGACTAA